A region of Silurus meridionalis isolate SWU-2019-XX chromosome 15, ASM1480568v1, whole genome shotgun sequence DNA encodes the following proteins:
- the arl3l1 gene encoding ADP ribosylation factor like GTPase 3, like 1 isoform X1 translates to MGEIQKGLFSVIEKLKGTTEKELRIVLLGLDNAGKTTLLKQLASEDVNTVTPTQGFNIKSVTCHGMKLNVWDIGGQRKIRSFWKKYLENTDLLIYVIDSADKKRFEETGLELSELIDEENLKGVPVLIFANKQDLTTASPTSEIAEGLNLHTYRDREWQIQACSAISGEGVQDGMNWISNNIVNKKK, encoded by the exons ATGGGTGAAATCCAAAAG GGTTTGTTTTCCGTCATTGAGAAACTAAAGGGAACGACAGAAAAGGAGCTTCGGATCGTCCTTCTCGGTCTGGATAACGCTGGGAAAACCACGCTACTGAAACAGCTCGCATCTGAAGATGTAAATACAGTTACACCAACTCAG GGCTTCAACATTAAGAGTGTAACCTGTCATGGAATGAAACTGAACGTCTGGGACATTGGGGGGCAGAGGAAGATCCGTTCATTCTGGAAAAAGTATCTGGAGAACACAGATTTGTTG aTCTATGTCATCGACAGCGCAGACAAGAAGAGGTTTGAAGAAACGGGCCTG GAGCTCTCAGAACTGATCGATGAGGAGAATCTTAAGGGAGTGCCTGTTCTCATTTTTGCCAACAAGCAGGATCTGACCACAGCTTCTCCAACCAGCGAGATTGCAGAGGGCCTCAACCTGCACACATACCGGGATCGAGAGTGGCAGATCCAGGCCTGTTCAGCTATTtcaggtgaaggagttcag